TCGAACCCCACTGGGGCCCGGCCCGAGAGGTCCGCACCCGCCAGCCCCTGATGGTCACCGACCGCATGCCCACCGACATCGCCCCCGACCCCTACGTCCGCCGCATCCGCAAGGACGAGATGGAAACGATCATGCCGGCCTGCGTGGCGATGTTCACCGAGGAGGTCGGCGTCTCCCCGATGGCCGGCGACGGCGGCCTGATCTACCAGGCCCGCGTCGCCGAACTCGTCGCCTCCGGCCGCTCGTTCGCCCGCCTCGACGACCGGGGCAGGGTCGCCTTCAAGGCGGAGATCGGCGCGGCGACGCCCCACGCCTGCCAGATCCAGGGCGTGTGGGTGGCCCCCGAGCACCGGGGCCAGGGCGTGGCCGCCTCCGGCATGGCGGCGGTCCTGCGCTATGCCCTGACGGACGTCGCCCCGGTCGTCAGCCTCTACGTGAACGACTTCAACACCCCGGCCCGGCGCACCTACCGCAGGGTCGGCTTCCAAGAGGTCGGCGCCTTCACGAGCGTGCTCTTTTGACGCCCCTGTAGGCTCCCGCCATGGACCTCGTGATCGGCCCCTTGGACCTTCCCGCCCACGTGGACGAGGCCTTGGAAGTCCAGGCCGTAGCCTTCGGACTGGGCCCCGACGAGGTGGCCGTCCGCCGCCAGATCGTCCTGCGCCACATGATGAACCCCGGTGCGAGAGCCTTCGGCGCGACCGTCGGCGACCGACTGGTCGGCTTCGTCTACGGCATGCCCAACGACCGCACCCACTGGTGGTCCACCGTCGTACAGCCCTACCTCCGCGCGCAGGGCAACGAACACTGGCTGGACGACTCCTTCGTGATCACGGAGCTCCACGTCCACCCCGCCCACCAGAACCGCGGCGCGGGCCGGGCCCTGATCACCACGATCACCGACACCGCGGCCGAACCCCGCTCGATCCTCTCCGCGATCGACACGGAGAGCCCCGCCCGCGCCCTCTACCGCGCCCTCGGCTACCAGGACCTGGCCCGCCGCGTCCTCTTCCCCAGCGCCCCCCGCCCGTACGCGGTGATGGGCGCCCCGCTCCCGCTCCTGCGCGGCCCGCACCGCGGTTAACGGATTACCGGCCGCACCCGGCTCCCGGCTAACCTCCTAGCCATCACCCTTTCCCGGCAGGAGTACGAGAACATGGCGAACGCACCGGTCCAGCGCATGTCCCAGTTGATGGCGAAGACGCTGCGCGACGACCCGGCGGACGCCGAGGTGCTCAGCCACAAGCTCCTCGTCCGCGCCGGCTACGTCCGCCGCACCGCCGCCGGCATCTGGTCCTGGCTGCCCCTCGGCAAGAAGGTCCTCGCCAACGTGGAGCGGATCGTCCGCGAGGAGATGGACGCGATCGGCGCCCAGGAGGTGCTGCTCCCCGCCATCCTGCCGCGTGAGCCCTACGAGGCGACCGGCCGCTGGGAGGAGTACGGCCCCGAGCTGTTCCGCCTTCAGGACCGCAGGGGCGGCGACTACCTGCTCGGCCCCACCCACGAGGAGATCTTCACGCTGATCGTGAAGGACCAGGCGTCCTCCTACAAGGACCTGCCGGTCATCCTCTACCAGATCCAGAACAAGTACCGCGACGAGGCCCGCCCGCGGGCCGGCGTCCTGCGCGGCCGCGAGTTCCTGATGAAGGACTCGTACTCCTTCGACACCGAGGACGAGGGCCTCGCCCAGTCCTACGCCCTGCACCGCCAGGCGTACCAGAAGGTCTTCGCGCGCCTGGGCCTCGACTACCGCATCTGCGCCGCCACCGCGGGTGCGATGGGCGGCTCCAAGTCGGAGGAGTTCCTCGCCCCCGCCGAGGCCGGCGAGGACACCTTCGCGGACTGTCCCAACTGCGACTTCGCGGCCAACACCGAGGCGATCACGTACGAGTTGAAGCCGGTGGACGCCGAGGGCGTGGCCGCCCTCGAAGAGATTCCGACCCCCGACACCCCCACCATCGAGACCCTCGCCGCCTCGCTCGGCGTCCCGGCCTCCGCGACCCTGAAGAACCTGCTGGTGAAGGTGGGCGGCGAGATCGTCGCCGTCGGCGTGCCCGGCGACCGTGAGGTCGACCTCGGCAAGGTCGAGGCGCACTTCGCGCCCGCCGCCGTCGAACTGGTCACCGCCGAGGACTTCACCGGTCGCCCGGACCTGGTCCGCGGTTACGTCGGCCCGCAGGGTCTGGGCGAGAAGGTCACCTACATCGCCGACCCGCGCGTGGCCCCCGGCACCGCCTGGATCACGGGCGCCAACAAGGAGGGCCTGCACGCGAAGAACGTCGTGGCGGGCCGCGACTTCGAGGTCGGCGAGTACGTCGACGTCGTGGTCGTCCAGGAAGGCGACCCCTGCCCCAACTGCGGCACCGGCCTCAGGCTGGACCGCGCCATCGAGATCGGCCACATCTTCCAGCTCGGCCGCAAGTACGCCGACGCCCTCAAGCTCGACGTCCTCGGCCGGCACGGCAAGCCGGTCCGCGTCACCATGGGCTCCTACGGCATCGGCGTCTCCCGCGCGGTCGCCGCCCTCGCCGAGCAGACCGCCGACGACAAGGGCCTGTGCTGGCCCGCCGAGGTCGCCCCGGCCGACGTGCACGTCGTCGCCGCGGGCAAGGCCCTGCAGACCGAGCTGGCGCTCGACGTCTCCGAGAAGCTGCGCGCGGCCGGTCTGCGCGTCCTGGTCGACGACCGGCCCGGAGTCTCCCCGGGCGTGAAGTTCACCGACTCCGAGCTGATGGGCGTACCGAAGATCCTGGTGGCGGGCCGCCGCTCCGCCGAAGGCGTCCTGGAGCTGAAGGACCGCAGGACCGGCGAGCGCGAGGAGCTCACGGTGGACGAGGCGATCGCCCGCCTCACCACGACCGCCACCGCTTAAAGAAACCTCTCAGAGAGTTCTGTGGAGGCGTATGGCCGCCTCACAGACTTCTCTCAGGCCGTTCCCCGACCGTAGGACGTGACAGAGCGTCACTACGGAGGGGAACGGTCATGGCGACGAGAGAAGTGGAACGGGGGGCCGCGTCAGCGGTCCGCAGAGGGGCACGACGTACGGCGGCCTTCGCCGCGGCCGTCACACTCGCCGCGGCGGCCGGGGTGTTCGCCCTGGTCGGCACGATGCAGGCGGACGCCACCACGGCGGCGAGCAGCACGAGCACGAGCAGCAGCGACTCCAGCTCCAACTCCAGCTCCAGCGACTCCAACTCCGGCTCGTCGGACACCAGCACCACGGACAGCGGCACCACAGACACCAGCACCAGCACCACAGACACCAGCACCACCGACAGCAGTACGGACTCCTCGTCGAGCAGCTCGTCGTCCACGGACAGCAGCAGCTCCTCCTCCTCCTCGGACAGCTCCTCCTCCTCGGAGAGCAGCTCTTCCTCGGACAGCGGTCTCAGCTCCTCGTCCTCTTCCTCCTCCGGTGGCTCCACCGACGCCACCTCGGGAGCGTCGTGATGAGCACCTCTCTCACGTCCCGGTCCCGCACCACGGCCGCCGCGGAGTGGCGGGCCCTCGGCACCACGGTCCGCGTGGTCGTCACCGAGCCGGCCCTGCTGGATTCCTGCGACCTGCTCCTCGCCCGGCACCTCGCCGAGGTCGACGCGGCCTGCAGCCGCTTCCGCGCCGACTCCGAACTGACCGCCCTCGACGCCACCGCGGGCCGCCCGGTCCGGGTCAGCCCCCTGCTCGCCGAGGCCCTCGACACCGCCCTGCGCGCGGCCGAGGCCACCGACGGAGCCGTGGACCCCACCGTCGGCTCCGCGATGGACGCGATCGGCTACGACCGCGACTTCACCCTCGTCCGCGAGGACGACCGTCCGGTCCGGCTCACGGTCCGGCGCACCCCCGGCTGGCGCACGGTGCTCCTCGACCGGGCGACCGGCACGGTCACCGTCCCCGAGGGCGTCCGCCTCGACCTGGGCGCCACCGCCAAGGCCTGGGCCGCCGACCGCGCCGCGCAGACGCTCGCCGACGCGGCCGGCTGCGGGGTCCTGGTGAGCCTGGGCGGCGACACGGCCGTCGCGGGGGAGCCCCCGGCGGGCGGCTGGCAGATCCGCGTCCAGGACGTCACCGGTCCCGTGGACGAGACGCCCGCCGAAGGGCCGTACGCCACCGTCGGGCTGCACAGCGGAGGCCTGGCCACCTCCGGCACCTCGGCCCGCCGCTGGCGGCGCGGCGGCCACGACCTGCACCACATCGTCGACCCGCGCACCGGCCTGCCGGTCCGCTCCCCGTGGCGCACGGTCTCCGTCGCCGCCGCGACCTGCGCCGACGCCAACGCCGCGAGCACGGCGGCCCTGGTGAAGGGCGCGGGCGCGCACCGCTGGCTGACCCGCCAAGGCCTCCCCGCCCGCCTGGTCGCGCAGAACGGCACCGTCGTCACCACGCCCGGCTGGCCCACCACGGCCGTGGAGGCGGCCGCGTGACCTCCGAGACCCTCTGGTACGCCAACCGGGCCACCGGCGCCGTATGCCTCGTCCTCTTCACGGTCGTCGTCCTGCTCGGGATCGCGGTGCGACTGCGGGCCCGCGTCCCCGGGCTGCCCCGGTTCGGCACGATGAGCCTGCACCGCACGCTGTCCCTCTCCGCGACCGCCTTCCTGGCCCTGCACATCACGACGGCGATCGTGGACAGCTACGTGAACATCACGGTCGTGGACGTCGTCGTCCCCTTCGTCGGCGACTACCAGCCGCTCTGGCTCGGCCTCGGCACGGTCTCCCTCGACCTGATGCTCGCCGTCCTGGTCACCAGCCTGCTGCGGGAACGCCTCGGGCACCGCACCTGGCGGACCGTGCACTGGCTGGCGTACGCCTCCTGGCCGGTCGCCCTCGTGCACGGCATCGGCATCGGCACGGACACCGGCGCCGACTGGATGACCTGGCTGACCGTCGCCTGCGTGGCCACGGTGGTCGCCGCCTTCGCCGCCCGCCTCGCCCACTCCGTCCGCGCCGCCCGCCACACCCCCGCAGCCCTCCTGCGCACCGCCGAAGGAGCCCGACCGTGACCGCGACCTTCCCGGACCTCTACATGCCCCCGCGCCTCCTCGCCCCGGGCGCCACCCCCGCCGACCTCGCCACCCACCACCAGCGCTACGGCCCCCTCGCCCACGGCGATCCCGAGAGCATGCTCCGTACGGTCGCCGAGTCCGGCCTCACCGGGCGCGGCGGCGCCGGCTTCCCGACGTACCGCAAGCTCGTCTCCGTCGCCGAGGCCGGCCGGCGCACCGGTCGCGCACCCGTGGTCGTGGCCAACGGCGCCGAAGGCGAACCGGCCAGCCACAAGGACAAGACCCTGCTGCGCCTGTCGCCCCACCTCGTCCTGGACGGACTCCAGTCGGCGGCCCACATGGTCGGCGCGGGCGAGGCCTACCTCGCCGTGGAGGACGGCGCGACCTGGCTGGAGTCCGCCCTCGCCCAGCGCACCGGGGACCCGCTGCCCGTCAAGGTCGTCCGCCTGCCGAAGTCGTTCCTCTCGGGCCAGGCCTCGGCCCTCGCCCAGTACGTCTCCGGCGGCGCGGCCCTGCCCACCCACCCGCGCCCGCCGGTCCGCGAACGCGGAGTGCACCGGGCCCCGACCCTCGTGCAGAACGTCGAGACCCTGGCCCACCTCGCGCTGGTCGCCCGCTACGGCGCCGACTGGTACCGCACGGCCGGCACCCCGACCCAGCCCGGCAGCGTCCTGTGCACGGTCCACGTGCCGGGCCGCGAACCCCGGGTCGTGGAGGCCCCCTACGGTCTGCCCATCGGCCGGCTGCTGCCCCTGGAGGGCGCTCAGTCGGTCCTCTTCGGCGGCTACCACGGCACCTGGATCCCGGCCCCGGAGGCCGCTCAACTCACCCTCGACACAAGCTACTTGGGTGCCGGAGTCCTCGCCGCGCTCCCCGCCGACCGCTGCGGCCTCGCCGAGACCGCCCGCATCCTCCGCTACCTCGCCCTGCAGTCGGCCGGCCAGTGCGGCCCCTGCCGGAGCGGCCTGCCCCGCATCGCCACCGCCTTCCGCACCCTCGCCACCCCCGGCCCCCAGGGCACCACCCGCACGGACCTCGCCCGCTGGTCGGGCCTGGTCGAGGGCCGAGGCGCCTGCCACCACCCCGACGGCACGATCCGCCTGGTCCGCAGCGCCCTGACCACCTTCGCCGCCGAAGCAGACACCCACGCCCACGGCCACTGCACGGCGACCGACCACACACCTTTGCTGCCGATCCCCCAGGAGGCCTGAAATGAACCAGCCCATGAAAATAGACATCAACTGGACGTCCTGCCAGGCCCACGGCCTCTGCGCAGAACTCCTCCCGGACCACATCACCCTGGACGAGTGGGGCTACCCCCTGGTGGACAACACCCCCGTCCCAACCCGCACGCTGAAACGGGCGAGCAGAGCAGCGTCCGACTGTCCCGCCCTGGCTTTGAAACTAACGCCAAGATGAGCACCCAAGGGGCGCGGGGCTGTATCGATTTGAGGCTCCGCCGCGTGGGCGCGACCAGCCCCCACGCACCCGCAGACAAAACACAACCCCTAAAGCCACCCAGCAAACTCCAGCAACAACTCGGCATCCCGCCCCCGCCCAACCCGAAGCGCCCGCACCCCGGACTCCACAGCCCGAAAGAGACTCCACCCCCGCACCCGCTCCGCATCCAGCTCCAACGACTCCGCCAACTTCCGAACCCGCCGCCGAGTAGTCCCCGCCCCCGAGGGCGAGGCGATCAGATCCTCCACCCGATCCCGCACCAGCCGAGCCAGATCGAACGCACACTCACCCACCACCGGATCCGGCCCCACGGCCAGCCACGGCGCCCGCTCACCCGCCAGCACCTTGCTCTGCCGAAACGTCCCGTGCAACAACCGCACCTCGGGCGGCGCGGCCACCAACTCCTCCCGGGCGGCGAGAGCGGCGTCCACCAGCGCACCCACCTCGGGCACCGCGGAGCCGACGGCAGTCTCCCGCATCGCCTCGGCCTGCCGCCCGGTCCGCTCGGCCACCGTCTCGAAGACCTGCCCGGCAGGCGGCTCCACCCACAGCCGCCGCAACGTCCCCGCCGCCTCCAGCAGCGCCTTCGCCTCCGCCAGCGACCGCACCGACACATCGGGATGCAGCCGCTCCAGCAGCAGCACCCCGGCCGTCTCCTGCCCCTCCAGCAGCTGTACGGCGCCCTGGCCGCCCCAGTGCGCCAGCGCGGCCCGCTCGGCCTCGGGCCGGAACCGGGGCGGGGCCAGCTTCAGCACGGCCGGTGTCCCGTCCGCACGGCGCACGAGCACGACCAGGCTGGAACGGCCACCCGGCACCTGGACCCGGTCGACGGTCAACCCGCGTAGATCTACGGCCTGTTGAGCCGCCTCCGGCAGCTTCTCCAACCAGCCGTCACCGTCCGGTGCCGTCTCACCGAGAGCCCTGACCAGACGCTGCGGCGGTTCGAAAGCCATACGCGAGCCGTTCCCTTCCCTCTCCCGGTCAAGCGGTCGGTGTCCCCGAAGCTCCGGCTCCTGCTTCCGCCCCGGCCGCGGCCGTGGCCGGATCCGTGGCCGGATCCGCACCGGTCCGCTCCGCGAGACCAGGGAAGGGTACGCTGCCGCCGCGCCAGCGCACCGCACGGACCGCCGCCTCCCGCAGCGC
The Streptomyces sp. NBC_01485 genome window above contains:
- a CDS encoding GNAT family N-acetyltransferase — its product is MDLVIGPLDLPAHVDEALEVQAVAFGLGPDEVAVRRQIVLRHMMNPGARAFGATVGDRLVGFVYGMPNDRTHWWSTVVQPYLRAQGNEHWLDDSFVITELHVHPAHQNRGAGRALITTITDTAAEPRSILSAIDTESPARALYRALGYQDLARRVLFPSAPRPYAVMGAPLPLLRGPHRG
- a CDS encoding aminoglycoside phosphotransferase family protein; this encodes MAFEPPQRLVRALGETAPDGDGWLEKLPEAAQQAVDLRGLTVDRVQVPGGRSSLVVLVRRADGTPAVLKLAPPRFRPEAERAALAHWGGQGAVQLLEGQETAGVLLLERLHPDVSVRSLAEAKALLEAAGTLRRLWVEPPAGQVFETVAERTGRQAEAMRETAVGSAVPEVGALVDAALAAREELVAAPPEVRLLHGTFRQSKVLAGERAPWLAVGPDPVVGECAFDLARLVRDRVEDLIASPSGAGTTRRRVRKLAESLELDAERVRGWSLFRAVESGVRALRVGRGRDAELLLEFAGWL
- a CDS encoding GNAT family N-acetyltransferase, which codes for MLTQTTSRVLEPSDLDAALAVLDREPVANAFVTSRVQVAGLDPWRLGGEMWGWYEDGMLTSLCYAGANLVPICATPRAVRAFADRARRAGRRCSSIVGPTEPTTQLWRLLEPHWGPAREVRTRQPLMVTDRMPTDIAPDPYVRRIRKDEMETIMPACVAMFTEEVGVSPMAGDGGLIYQARVAELVASGRSFARLDDRGRVAFKAEIGAATPHACQIQGVWVAPEHRGQGVAASGMAAVLRYALTDVAPVVSLYVNDFNTPARRTYRRVGFQEVGAFTSVLF
- a CDS encoding ferredoxin; the encoded protein is MKIDINWTSCQAHGLCAELLPDHITLDEWGYPLVDNTPVPTRTLKRASRAASDCPALALKLTPR
- a CDS encoding NADH-ubiquinone oxidoreductase-F iron-sulfur binding region domain-containing protein yields the protein MTATFPDLYMPPRLLAPGATPADLATHHQRYGPLAHGDPESMLRTVAESGLTGRGGAGFPTYRKLVSVAEAGRRTGRAPVVVANGAEGEPASHKDKTLLRLSPHLVLDGLQSAAHMVGAGEAYLAVEDGATWLESALAQRTGDPLPVKVVRLPKSFLSGQASALAQYVSGGAALPTHPRPPVRERGVHRAPTLVQNVETLAHLALVARYGADWYRTAGTPTQPGSVLCTVHVPGREPRVVEAPYGLPIGRLLPLEGAQSVLFGGYHGTWIPAPEAAQLTLDTSYLGAGVLAALPADRCGLAETARILRYLALQSAGQCGPCRSGLPRIATAFRTLATPGPQGTTRTDLARWSGLVEGRGACHHPDGTIRLVRSALTTFAAEADTHAHGHCTATDHTPLLPIPQEA
- a CDS encoding proline--tRNA ligase; the encoded protein is MANAPVQRMSQLMAKTLRDDPADAEVLSHKLLVRAGYVRRTAAGIWSWLPLGKKVLANVERIVREEMDAIGAQEVLLPAILPREPYEATGRWEEYGPELFRLQDRRGGDYLLGPTHEEIFTLIVKDQASSYKDLPVILYQIQNKYRDEARPRAGVLRGREFLMKDSYSFDTEDEGLAQSYALHRQAYQKVFARLGLDYRICAATAGAMGGSKSEEFLAPAEAGEDTFADCPNCDFAANTEAITYELKPVDAEGVAALEEIPTPDTPTIETLAASLGVPASATLKNLLVKVGGEIVAVGVPGDREVDLGKVEAHFAPAAVELVTAEDFTGRPDLVRGYVGPQGLGEKVTYIADPRVAPGTAWITGANKEGLHAKNVVAGRDFEVGEYVDVVVVQEGDPCPNCGTGLRLDRAIEIGHIFQLGRKYADALKLDVLGRHGKPVRVTMGSYGIGVSRAVAALAEQTADDKGLCWPAEVAPADVHVVAAGKALQTELALDVSEKLRAAGLRVLVDDRPGVSPGVKFTDSELMGVPKILVAGRRSAEGVLELKDRRTGEREELTVDEAIARLTTTATA
- a CDS encoding ferric reductase-like transmembrane domain-containing protein — encoded protein: MTSETLWYANRATGAVCLVLFTVVVLLGIAVRLRARVPGLPRFGTMSLHRTLSLSATAFLALHITTAIVDSYVNITVVDVVVPFVGDYQPLWLGLGTVSLDLMLAVLVTSLLRERLGHRTWRTVHWLAYASWPVALVHGIGIGTDTGADWMTWLTVACVATVVAAFAARLAHSVRAARHTPAALLRTAEGARP
- a CDS encoding FAD:protein FMN transferase, whose product is MSTSLTSRSRTTAAAEWRALGTTVRVVVTEPALLDSCDLLLARHLAEVDAACSRFRADSELTALDATAGRPVRVSPLLAEALDTALRAAEATDGAVDPTVGSAMDAIGYDRDFTLVREDDRPVRLTVRRTPGWRTVLLDRATGTVTVPEGVRLDLGATAKAWAADRAAQTLADAAGCGVLVSLGGDTAVAGEPPAGGWQIRVQDVTGPVDETPAEGPYATVGLHSGGLATSGTSARRWRRGGHDLHHIVDPRTGLPVRSPWRTVSVAAATCADANAASTAALVKGAGAHRWLTRQGLPARLVAQNGTVVTTPGWPTTAVEAAA